In the genome of Myxococcales bacterium, one region contains:
- a CDS encoding HyaD/HybD family hydrogenase maturation endopeptidase produces the protein MTERPRLLVLGLGNVLCSDDGAGVAAVHQFLDQYEVPEGVQVLDGGTLGMSLLSVVADADELVLVDAVQAGAPPGSLVVVEGDEVVPVISERLSAHQVGVLDLLSAAQFVECYPKRVIVLGVVPESIELGLARTPRVAASLPALVERVADELRGRGFELRRRQCPEEGSRARAARVLGL, from the coding sequence ATGACGGAGAGACCTCGGCTGCTCGTCCTGGGATTGGGTAACGTGCTCTGCAGTGATGACGGCGCGGGGGTCGCTGCGGTGCATCAATTCCTGGACCAGTACGAGGTCCCCGAAGGCGTGCAGGTGCTCGACGGCGGTACGCTGGGCATGTCGTTGTTGTCGGTCGTCGCTGACGCCGACGAGCTGGTGTTGGTCGACGCCGTGCAAGCCGGCGCCCCGCCGGGCAGCTTGGTGGTGGTCGAGGGTGACGAGGTCGTGCCGGTCATCAGCGAGCGTCTGTCGGCGCACCAGGTCGGTGTGCTCGATCTGCTCTCGGCCGCACAGTTCGTGGAGTGCTACCCGAAGCGCGTGATCGTGCTGGGCGTCGTCCCCGAGAGCATCGAGCTCGGACTTGCTCGCACTCCGCGGGTCGCAGCGAGTCTGCCAGCCCTGGTCGAGCGGGTGGCCGACGAGCTTCGTGGCAGGGGCTTCGAGCTGCGCCGGCGCCAGTGCCCGGAGGAAGGGAGTCGAGCGCGTGCGGCCCGTGTCCTCGGACTTTGA
- the cybH gene encoding Ni/Fe-hydrogenase, b-type cytochrome subunit: MTSSTVDHERDRVAHAEAAESLEPVYVWDLVVRSTHWLIVFSMVVLTVTGIYLGRPFLTSPGPASNTFVMGWFKVVHFYAAIVFSLSVGARLIWMFTGPRWARFDQFVPTTRQRLRDMLGTFLFYILLRPTPPPTVGHNPMAGATYVAVFALYLVMIFSGLALYSVSAHTSYMKVWGELLPLFGGAAGARWLHHVVMWLLIGFSVHHVFSALLVSRVEKNGTVDSIVSGYKYLPKSLLQDRQDP, translated from the coding sequence ATGACCAGCTCGACGGTCGATCACGAGCGAGACCGCGTCGCGCACGCTGAGGCCGCGGAGTCCCTCGAACCCGTCTACGTGTGGGATCTCGTCGTCCGCAGCACGCACTGGTTGATCGTCTTCTCGATGGTCGTGCTCACGGTGACGGGGATCTACCTCGGAAGGCCGTTCTTGACCTCTCCGGGACCCGCCTCGAACACCTTCGTGATGGGCTGGTTCAAGGTCGTCCACTTCTACGCCGCCATCGTGTTTTCGTTGAGCGTCGGCGCCCGGCTGATCTGGATGTTCACCGGCCCGCGCTGGGCGCGCTTCGACCAGTTCGTGCCGACGACACGCCAGCGCCTGCGGGACATGCTCGGGACCTTCTTGTTCTACATCCTGCTCCGGCCGACCCCGCCGCCGACGGTTGGACACAACCCGATGGCTGGCGCGACGTACGTGGCGGTCTTCGCCCTGTACCTGGTGATGATCTTCAGCGGGCTCGCCCTCTACTCGGTCAGCGCGCACACCTCCTACATGAAGGTCTGGGGCGAGCTGTTGCCCCTGTTCGGCGGGGCGGCCGGCGCGCGCTGGCTCCACCACGTGGTGATGTGGCTGCTGATCGGCTTCTCCGTGCACCACGTGTTTTCGGCGCTCCTGGTGTCCCGGGTCGAGAAGAACGGCACCGTCGACTCGATCGTCAGCGGGTACAAGTACCTGCCCAAGTCCCTGCTCCAGGATCGGCAGGACCCATGA
- a CDS encoding nickel-dependent hydrogenase large subunit: protein MTHIVVDPVTRIEGHLRIEAEVEDGKVANAWSSSTMFRGIEMILKGRDPRDAWAFTQRICGVCTTVHAIASIRAVENAIGAEPPPNARLLRNLIMASQCVQDHVVHFYHLHALDWVDIVSALEADPGATSELAQSISDWPKSSRKYFEGVKARLKGFVDRGQLGPFANAYWGHSAYKLPPAANLLAVAHYLEALDWQRSFIKIHAILGGKNPHLQGFLVGGMATPVDPNQQASINIGTIANMQKLIAEARDFVTRVYLPDLLAVAGFYKDWASYGGGVGNFLVYGEYPETDGANAKLYIPSGVIRDKNLKQVEAFNPDKITEHIKHSWYTYAGGDDQGLHPRQGETQPNYTGPKPPFDRLDTSQKYSWLKSPRYDGLPMEVGPLARMLVAYASGHGRVKELVGAVLAKLEVGPEVLFSTLGRVAARGIETQVLVEKIGDWVDELAKNMGRGELRIHDSSKWDPASWPKDATGAGFHEAPRGALGHWVHIKDGLIDRYQCVVPSTWNAGPRDSADKPGPYEAALLGTPIADPEKPLEILRTVHSFDPCMACGVHVLDATGRELSKVVVR from the coding sequence ATGACCCACATCGTCGTCGATCCGGTCACTCGCATCGAAGGCCACCTGCGCATCGAGGCCGAGGTCGAGGACGGCAAGGTCGCGAACGCTTGGTCGAGCTCCACGATGTTCCGCGGCATCGAGATGATCCTGAAGGGGCGCGACCCTCGTGACGCCTGGGCCTTCACTCAGCGCATCTGCGGCGTGTGCACGACCGTTCACGCAATCGCGTCGATCCGCGCGGTCGAAAACGCCATCGGCGCCGAGCCGCCGCCGAATGCGCGGCTCCTGCGCAACCTGATCATGGCCTCGCAGTGCGTGCAGGACCACGTGGTGCATTTCTATCACCTGCACGCCCTCGACTGGGTCGACATCGTCTCGGCGCTGGAGGCCGATCCCGGCGCGACCTCCGAGCTCGCTCAGAGCATCTCCGACTGGCCCAAATCGAGCCGCAAGTACTTCGAGGGCGTCAAGGCTCGCCTCAAGGGGTTCGTCGACCGCGGACAGCTCGGCCCCTTCGCCAACGCGTACTGGGGTCACTCGGCTTACAAGCTGCCGCCCGCGGCGAATCTGCTGGCGGTGGCTCACTACCTCGAGGCGCTGGACTGGCAACGCTCGTTCATCAAGATCCACGCCATTTTGGGCGGAAAAAACCCGCATCTGCAGGGTTTCTTGGTCGGCGGCATGGCGACCCCGGTGGACCCGAACCAGCAGGCGTCCATCAACATCGGAACGATTGCCAACATGCAGAAGCTGATCGCCGAAGCGCGCGACTTCGTCACGCGGGTGTATCTGCCCGACCTCTTGGCGGTGGCCGGGTTCTACAAGGATTGGGCGAGCTACGGCGGCGGCGTGGGCAACTTCCTGGTCTACGGCGAGTACCCGGAGACGGATGGCGCAAACGCCAAGCTGTACATCCCATCGGGAGTGATCCGCGACAAGAACCTGAAGCAGGTGGAGGCGTTCAATCCGGACAAGATCACGGAGCATATCAAACACTCCTGGTACACCTATGCGGGTGGCGACGACCAAGGACTGCACCCACGGCAGGGTGAGACCCAGCCGAACTACACGGGCCCCAAACCGCCGTTCGATCGCCTGGACACCAGCCAGAAGTACAGCTGGCTGAAATCACCTCGCTACGACGGCTTGCCGATGGAGGTGGGTCCGCTGGCTCGCATGTTGGTCGCCTACGCCTCTGGGCATGGAAGGGTGAAAGAGCTGGTGGGTGCCGTGCTCGCCAAGCTCGAGGTCGGGCCCGAGGTCTTGTTCTCGACGCTCGGTCGAGTGGCGGCCCGCGGCATCGAGACGCAGGTCCTGGTCGAGAAGATCGGCGACTGGGTGGACGAGCTGGCCAAGAACATGGGGCGGGGTGAGCTGCGCATCCACGACAGCTCGAAGTGGGATCCCGCGTCGTGGCCCAAGGACGCGACCGGCGCGGGCTTTCACGAGGCGCCGCGAGGAGCGCTCGGTCACTGGGTCCACATCAAGGACGGCCTGATCGACAGGTATCAGTGCGTCGTACCCAGCACTTGGAACGCCGGACCCCGGGACTCCGCCGACAAACCAGGCCCTTACGAGGCTGCGCTGCTCGGTACGCCGATCGCCGATCCGGAGAAGCCGCTGGAGATCCTGCGCACCGTGCACTCGTTCGACCCTTGCATGGCGTGCGGCGTCCATGTGCTCGACGCCACCGGCAGAGAGCTCTCGAAGGTGGTCGTCCGATGA
- a CDS encoding hydrogenase small subunit — MGVRTWSFGDELEAHGVGRREFLAFCSAVAVTLGLPASASAQIAEVLEKKQKPILVWLEFQDCAGNTESFLRSSKPSAADVVLDVLSVDYHETIMAAAGHQAESALDATVQGHKGQYIVVVEGSIPTGAGGAYCTIGGKSALQIAREVCGGALATIAVGTCAAFGGLPAASPNPTGAVSVADAVPHLKTLINLPACPVNAENLTAVLVWFLTYGNWPPTDNLKRPLFAYGKSIHDACERRAHFDAGQYVEQFGDEGHRVGYCLYKMGCKGPVTFQNCPNVRWNEGTNWPIGCGHPCLGCAEPHFWDRMTPFYEHLPGIPGFSAASSIDKVGLLATLGVGAAFTAHSLAQLGARMVRNRPKTTPTEPPPAAADSKPDADDESEESQS, encoded by the coding sequence ATGGGAGTGAGGACTTGGAGTTTCGGTGACGAGCTCGAGGCTCACGGGGTCGGTCGTAGGGAGTTTCTCGCCTTCTGCTCCGCGGTCGCGGTGACACTCGGACTGCCGGCGTCGGCCAGCGCGCAGATCGCCGAAGTGCTGGAAAAGAAGCAGAAACCCATCCTGGTCTGGCTCGAGTTTCAGGACTGCGCCGGCAACACGGAGTCGTTCCTGCGCTCGAGCAAACCGTCGGCCGCCGACGTCGTGCTGGACGTGCTCTCGGTGGACTACCACGAGACCATCATGGCCGCGGCGGGTCACCAGGCCGAGTCGGCCCTCGATGCCACCGTGCAGGGACACAAGGGCCAGTACATCGTCGTCGTCGAGGGTTCGATCCCAACCGGGGCAGGCGGCGCCTACTGCACTATCGGCGGAAAGTCCGCGCTCCAGATCGCCCGCGAGGTTTGCGGCGGAGCGCTGGCCACGATCGCCGTCGGCACCTGCGCCGCATTTGGCGGTCTGCCCGCCGCCTCCCCGAACCCGACCGGTGCCGTCAGTGTCGCGGACGCCGTCCCGCATCTGAAGACCCTGATCAATCTCCCCGCGTGTCCAGTGAACGCCGAGAACCTGACGGCTGTGCTGGTTTGGTTCCTGACCTATGGCAACTGGCCGCCCACCGACAACCTGAAGCGCCCGCTGTTCGCCTACGGCAAGTCCATTCACGATGCTTGCGAGCGCCGTGCGCACTTCGACGCGGGCCAGTACGTCGAGCAGTTCGGCGACGAGGGGCATCGCGTCGGCTACTGCCTGTACAAGATGGGCTGCAAGGGCCCCGTCACGTTCCAGAACTGTCCGAACGTGCGCTGGAACGAAGGGACCAACTGGCCGATCGGCTGCGGGCACCCGTGCCTGGGCTGCGCGGAGCCGCACTTCTGGGACCGCATGACGCCATTCTACGAACATTTGCCGGGAATTCCGGGCTTCAGCGCCGCCTCGAGCATCGACAAGGTCGGCCTCCTCGCCACCCTCGGTGTCGGCGCGGCGTTCACCGCACACTCGCTGGCTCAGCTGGGAGCACGCATGGTCCGGAACCGCCCAAAGACGACCCCGACCGAACCCCCGCCGGCGGCCGCCGACTCCAAACCCGACGCGGACGATGAGTCCGAGGAGAGCCAGTCATGA